The Mycobacterium paragordonae genome includes a region encoding these proteins:
- a CDS encoding STAS domain-containing protein, translating into MVDQPGDSVNRAPFEVEQYETDGAVVLGVSGEVDMLSAPQLAEAIHAALAPQPAAVVVDLTKVEFLASAGLSVLVNGQAEVSPPTRFAVVADGPATSRPIKLMGIDSLLSLHRTLDNALSWIAGA; encoded by the coding sequence ATGGTCGATCAACCCGGCGATTCAGTGAATCGAGCCCCATTCGAAGTCGAACAGTACGAGACGGACGGTGCCGTGGTGCTCGGCGTCTCGGGCGAAGTGGACATGCTCAGCGCGCCGCAGCTGGCCGAGGCCATACATGCGGCTCTGGCTCCCCAGCCGGCGGCAGTGGTCGTGGACCTCACCAAAGTCGAGTTCTTGGCCTCCGCCGGCCTGAGCGTTCTGGTCAACGGGCAGGCCGAGGTATCGCCGCCGACGCGCTTCGCGGTGGTGGCCGACGGCCCAGCCACCAGTCGTCCGATCAAATTGATGGGCATCGACAGCCTGCTGTCGTTGCACCGGACCCTGGATAACGCGCTGAGCTGGATCGCTGGTGCCTGA
- a CDS encoding ABC transporter permease has protein sequence MLFAALRDMQWRKRRLVIAIVSTGLIFGMTLVMSGLANGFTVEARNTVDSLGVDAFVVKDGSAGPFLGSTPFPDVDLARVRGEAGVSAAAPLGCVGTIMREGSSTRNVTAFGAPEHGPGMPQVSEGRAPSRPDEVAASSVLGRHLGDTIQVGAHTLKIVGIVPNSTALAKIPNIFLTTEGLQQVAYNGQPMVTSIGIDGTPRALPDGYRTFDRDGAVKDLIRPLKVAVNSITIVAILLWIVAVLIVGSVVYLSALERVRDFAVFKAIGTPTRSILAGLALQALIVSLLAAVVGVILSKLLAPLFPMVVAVPSLAYVLLPVVAIVIGLLASLAGLRRVVAIDPALAFGGP, from the coding sequence ATGCTCTTTGCTGCCCTGCGCGATATGCAATGGCGGAAGCGACGCCTCGTTATCGCCATTGTCAGCACCGGACTGATCTTCGGGATGACGCTCGTGATGAGCGGGCTGGCGAATGGCTTCACGGTCGAGGCCCGCAACACGGTGGATTCGCTGGGTGTCGATGCTTTCGTGGTGAAGGACGGCTCGGCCGGGCCCTTTCTCGGGTCGACCCCGTTCCCCGACGTCGACCTGGCCCGGGTGAGAGGCGAGGCCGGAGTTTCGGCGGCGGCGCCGCTGGGCTGCGTCGGGACGATCATGAGAGAGGGCTCGTCGACGCGGAATGTCACCGCCTTCGGGGCGCCCGAACACGGGCCCGGCATGCCGCAGGTTTCGGAAGGACGGGCGCCGTCTCGGCCCGATGAGGTCGCCGCCTCCAGCGTTTTGGGCCGCCACCTGGGCGACACCATCCAGGTGGGCGCCCACACCCTGAAGATCGTCGGCATCGTCCCCAACTCGACCGCGCTGGCGAAAATCCCCAACATCTTCCTGACCACCGAAGGTCTGCAGCAGGTCGCCTACAACGGACAGCCGATGGTCACCTCGATCGGTATCGACGGCACCCCGCGGGCGCTACCCGACGGCTACCGCACCTTCGACCGGGACGGGGCCGTCAAGGACCTGATCCGGCCGCTGAAGGTGGCGGTCAACTCGATCACGATCGTGGCGATCCTGTTGTGGATCGTGGCGGTGCTGATCGTCGGATCGGTGGTGTACCTGTCCGCGCTCGAGCGGGTGCGCGACTTTGCGGTGTTCAAGGCGATCGGGACGCCGACGCGTTCGATCCTGGCCGGGCTGGCGCTGCAGGCGCTGATCGTCTCGCTGCTGGCCGCGGTGGTAGGCGTTATCCTTTCCAAGCTGTTGGCGCCGTTGTTCCCGATGGTCGTCGCGGTGCCGTCACTCGCCTACGTGCTCCTTCCGGTGGTCGCCATCGTCATCGGCCTGCTGGCCAGCCTCGCCGGGCTGAGACGGGTGGTGGCCATTGATCCCGCTCTCGCGTTCGGAGGTCCCTGA
- a CDS encoding ATP-binding cassette domain-containing protein, translated as MGDLSIQNLVVEYYSGGYALRPINGLNLDVASGSLVILLGPSGCGKTTLLSCLGGILRPKSGAIKFDDLDITTLDGAALAKYRRDKVGIVFQAFNLVPSLTALENVMVPMRAAGMSRAASRKRAVELLERVNLGERMKHRPGDLSGGQQQRVAVARAIALDPPLILADEPTAHLDFIQVEEVLRLIRELADGDRVVVVATHDSRMLPLADRVVELTPDFAETDREPETVELKAGEVLFEQSTMGELIYVVSEGEIEIVHEMADGGEELFKVVGPGDYFGEIGVLFHLPRSATARARTAATVVGYTAPAFRERLGAGGLRDLIEHRALGRD; from the coding sequence GTGGGTGATCTGAGCATTCAGAACCTGGTCGTCGAGTACTACAGCGGCGGATATGCCCTACGGCCGATCAACGGGTTGAACCTGGACGTGGCCTCCGGGTCGCTGGTGATCCTGCTGGGGCCGAGTGGGTGCGGTAAGACGACGCTGCTGTCCTGCCTGGGCGGCATCCTGCGACCCAAGTCCGGGGCGATCAAATTCGACGACCTGGACATCACGACGCTGGACGGCGCGGCGCTGGCCAAGTACCGGCGGGACAAGGTCGGCATCGTCTTCCAGGCGTTCAACCTGGTACCCAGCCTTACCGCGCTGGAGAACGTGATGGTGCCGATGCGCGCGGCCGGCATGTCGCGGGCCGCCTCGCGCAAGCGCGCCGTGGAGTTGCTGGAGCGCGTCAACCTCGGTGAACGGATGAAGCACCGCCCGGGCGACCTCAGCGGCGGGCAGCAGCAACGCGTCGCGGTCGCTCGCGCGATTGCCCTGGATCCGCCGTTGATCCTGGCCGACGAGCCCACCGCTCACCTGGACTTCATCCAGGTCGAGGAGGTGCTGCGGCTGATCCGCGAACTCGCCGACGGCGACCGGGTGGTCGTGGTGGCAACCCATGACAGCCGCATGCTGCCGCTGGCCGATCGCGTCGTCGAACTGACTCCCGACTTCGCCGAGACGGATCGGGAACCGGAAACGGTCGAACTGAAGGCCGGCGAGGTGTTGTTCGAGCAGAGCACGATGGGCGAGCTGATCTACGTGGTGAGCGAGGGCGAGATCGAGATCGTGCATGAAATGGCCGACGGCGGTGAGGAACTGTTCAAGGTGGTCGGCCCGGGAGACTACTTCGGCGAGATCGGCGTGCTGTTCCACCTGCCGCGCTCGGCCACCGCCCGCGCCCGCACCGCAGCGACCGTCGTCGGCTACACGGCGCCGGCGTTCCGGGAGCGACTCGGCGCCGGCGGGCTGCGTGACCTGATCGAACATCGCGCGCTGGGCAGGGACTGA
- a CDS encoding catalase family peroxidase, with translation MEAREDDESRGRSALTRRGALLGMGAVAGFAAVDVGAFAYAGGWLRPDALTPGRFTDRFEDVYGRHDGFRRNHAKGLSATGTFESNGAGASICRAAVFKRGTVPVVGRFSLGGGLPDQPDKADTVRGLGLLFQMPDGQQWRTAMINLPVFTDSTPQGFYERLLAGKPQPDTGKPDPQRMAAFLQRHPETAAAMKIIKQSPPSAGFADSTFNGLNAFRFTSESGETFAVRWSVIPVDDGGQAAAPPSAARDYLFDDLIRAVAQRPVRWRLVLTVSEPGDPTDDATRPWPDTRRTIDAGTVTITAVQTEAPGNARDINFDPTVLPDGIALSDDPIPRARAGVYARSFTRRAEEPKSPSEVRV, from the coding sequence ATGGAAGCGCGCGAGGACGATGAATCCCGGGGGCGCTCCGCGCTGACCCGCCGGGGGGCGCTGCTCGGGATGGGCGCGGTGGCCGGGTTCGCTGCCGTGGACGTCGGCGCGTTCGCCTACGCCGGGGGCTGGCTGCGACCCGACGCGCTGACGCCGGGACGGTTCACCGACCGTTTCGAGGACGTCTACGGACGCCACGACGGTTTTCGCCGTAACCACGCCAAAGGCCTCAGTGCGACAGGAACTTTCGAGAGCAACGGCGCGGGTGCGAGCATCTGCCGGGCTGCGGTGTTCAAGCGTGGCACGGTACCGGTGGTCGGGCGGTTCTCCCTGGGCGGCGGACTACCCGACCAGCCCGACAAGGCCGATACGGTTCGCGGACTGGGCCTGTTGTTTCAGATGCCGGACGGTCAGCAGTGGCGCACCGCGATGATCAATCTGCCGGTGTTCACCGACAGCACCCCGCAGGGGTTCTACGAGCGGCTGCTTGCCGGCAAACCGCAGCCCGACACCGGCAAACCGGACCCGCAGCGGATGGCCGCGTTTCTGCAGCGCCATCCCGAAACCGCGGCGGCGATGAAGATCATCAAGCAGTCACCACCCAGCGCGGGTTTCGCCGACAGTACCTTCAACGGGCTCAACGCGTTTCGCTTCACCAGCGAGTCCGGCGAAACCTTTGCCGTGCGGTGGTCCGTGATTCCGGTCGACGACGGTGGGCAGGCCGCCGCACCGCCGTCGGCCGCCAGGGACTACCTCTTTGACGATCTGATTCGCGCGGTGGCGCAGCGTCCGGTGCGGTGGCGCCTGGTTCTCACCGTCAGTGAGCCCGGTGATCCCACCGACGACGCCACCCGGCCCTGGCCCGATACGCGCCGCACCATCGACGCCGGCACCGTCACCATCACCGCCGTGCAGACCGAAGCGCCGGGCAACGCACGGGATATCAACTTCGACCCGACCGTGCTGCCGGACGGAATTGCCCTGTCCGACGATCCGATTCCCAGGGCCAGGGCGGGTGTGTACGCGCGGTCCTTCACCCGGCGCGCCGAAGAGCCGAAGTCGCCCAGCGAGGTTCGCGTCTGA
- a CDS encoding cytochrome b: MTEKIAAATRFALPSRILHWLMAPMVIAQLFIGVTMVASLSLYPLLLAVHRPLGVLILIFAVIRLINRWTHTLPPFLATMGPAERRIASYSEYLLYGLLIIQPLTGWAMLSAARNPIVSVGPFDLPGIAPHNIDIYAVLRQAHGLFALLLFLAFTAHVSAVLFHTFVLRDRIIDRMALWPAKRREPLSGGAD; encoded by the coding sequence ATGACCGAGAAGATCGCTGCCGCAACACGTTTCGCGCTCCCGTCACGGATCTTGCACTGGCTGATGGCGCCGATGGTCATCGCCCAACTGTTCATCGGGGTGACGATGGTCGCGTCGCTGAGCCTCTACCCGCTGCTGCTGGCCGTCCACCGCCCACTCGGTGTGCTGATCCTGATCTTCGCGGTGATCCGCCTGATCAACAGGTGGACCCACACCCTGCCCCCGTTCTTGGCCACCATGGGCCCCGCTGAACGCCGCATCGCCTCGTATTCGGAGTATCTGTTGTACGGGTTGCTGATCATCCAGCCGTTGACCGGGTGGGCGATGCTGTCGGCCGCGCGCAATCCGATCGTCTCGGTGGGCCCGTTTGACCTGCCCGGTATCGCGCCACACAACATCGACATCTACGCGGTGCTGCGCCAGGCTCACGGACTCTTCGCCCTGCTGCTGTTTCTGGCTTTCACCGCACACGTCAGCGCGGTGCTGTTCCACACCTTCGTCCTGCGCGACCGGATCATCGATCGAATGGCGTTGTGGCCGGCCAAACGTCGCGAACCGCTCAGCGGTGGTGCTGACTGA
- a CDS encoding alpha/beta hydrolase family esterase — protein sequence MASRSARAGIVVLIATLVVLLGGCFGGGHAVGSPEHPAIPVGKSSQSIEWAGTTRTFNVYRPQGLSDAAPLVVMLHGGFGSGAQAEGSYHWDAEADKGHFLVAYPDGQGRAWNAGSCCGNPSETNLDDVGFIGAVVAAIKGQASVDAARVYATGMSNGAMMALRMACETDLFAAIAPVAGTLVTDCSRARPTSVLQIHGTADASVPYNGGPGKALKVNGTPRVDGPPVPMVTAAWRTIDSCAAPTSTTAGAVTTETAACPEGRTVELISVADAGHQWPGGVRGPILERLGLPQPSTALDATDTIWQFFSQHHR from the coding sequence ATGGCATCTCGATCCGCCCGGGCCGGCATCGTTGTCCTCATCGCGACCCTGGTTGTCCTGCTGGGCGGTTGTTTCGGCGGTGGCCACGCCGTCGGGTCGCCCGAGCACCCGGCCATCCCGGTGGGCAAGTCCTCGCAGAGCATCGAGTGGGCCGGCACCACCCGCACGTTCAATGTGTATCGGCCGCAGGGGTTGTCGGACGCCGCACCGTTGGTGGTCATGCTGCACGGCGGTTTCGGTAGCGGCGCCCAGGCGGAAGGTTCCTACCACTGGGATGCCGAGGCCGACAAAGGGCATTTCCTGGTGGCCTACCCGGATGGCCAGGGCCGCGCCTGGAACGCCGGTTCGTGCTGTGGCAATCCGTCCGAGACCAACCTCGATGACGTCGGATTCATCGGCGCGGTCGTGGCCGCCATCAAGGGCCAGGCGTCCGTCGATGCGGCGCGGGTGTACGCCACCGGGATGTCGAACGGCGCCATGATGGCGCTGCGGATGGCGTGCGAGACGGACCTGTTCGCCGCGATCGCACCGGTGGCAGGCACCCTGGTCACCGATTGTTCGCGGGCACGTCCCACCTCGGTGCTGCAGATCCACGGCACCGCCGACGCGAGTGTCCCCTATAACGGCGGACCGGGAAAGGCGTTGAAAGTCAACGGGACTCCGCGGGTCGACGGCCCACCGGTGCCGATGGTGACGGCCGCCTGGCGCACCATCGACAGCTGCGCGGCGCCCACGTCGACCACCGCCGGCGCGGTCACCACCGAGACGGCAGCGTGCCCCGAGGGACGCACCGTCGAGTTGATCTCGGTCGCTGACGCCGGCCACCAGTGGCCCGGTGGAGTCCGCGGCCCCATCTTGGAGCGGTTAGGCCTGCCCCAACCGTCCACGGCGCTGGACGCCACCGACACCATCTGGCAGTTCTTCAGTCAGCACCACCGCTGA
- a CDS encoding MarR family winged helix-turn-helix transcriptional regulator: MPRHADAQWEPTVPALVQRLAAAGGPRLKHAFAAAGLDGIRPAQAVALVPLATGGLHASDLADRLGVSRQAVAQAVTALERHGYVTRESNPDDARTRIIEITPRGRQTLRVMRSTALELEGSWEQILGQRRLGELRATLQMLLAAASSEDR; the protein is encoded by the coding sequence ATGCCACGTCACGCAGACGCCCAGTGGGAACCCACGGTGCCCGCCCTGGTGCAACGGTTGGCGGCGGCCGGCGGTCCACGGCTCAAGCACGCATTCGCGGCAGCCGGGCTGGACGGGATCCGGCCGGCGCAGGCGGTGGCCCTGGTGCCGTTGGCGACCGGTGGACTCCACGCCTCAGATCTGGCCGACCGCCTGGGGGTGAGCCGCCAGGCGGTGGCCCAGGCCGTCACGGCGCTGGAACGGCACGGCTACGTCACCCGCGAATCGAACCCCGACGACGCGCGCACCCGAATCATCGAGATCACGCCGCGCGGCCGTCAGACGCTGCGCGTGATGCGGTCTACCGCGCTGGAATTGGAGGGGAGCTGGGAACAGATACTCGGGCAGCGCCGGCTCGGCGAACTGCGTGCGACGCTGCAGATGTTGCTGGCGGCGGCGAGTTCCGAAGACCGCTGA
- a CDS encoding sulfotransferase family protein, with product MTLRERFAPERLIATACEETGHDDFGADGWQPGLDLVADGLVNEAQLSPIGVEVAYLDLMRALKNRLDVIDWRKQHPEVAAKGIDSPIVIVGQPRTGTTILYDLLAQDPDLRAPLTWEVDAPCPVPQPDTYHDDPRIAAAQAGIEMSEQIIPGFMAFHPMGALVGQECVRITASEFTSMIFSVQYRLPSYYRWLLYEADHAGAYRFHRIFLQHLQSGVPGQWLLKSPAHLWQLDTLFAEYPDALIVQTHRDPLNVISSIAALTRHLRRMASDEPDIIECAAQSYEEIAVGLDREMALRDSGKIPTDRVIDVHFADFINDPWTTIRGIYQKLGRELTPGAEQRMRDFLAAHPGDGGRGRYTWSDTGLIAEEVRERVSAYQERYAVPTEQLR from the coding sequence GTGACCCTGCGGGAACGCTTCGCCCCGGAGCGGCTCATCGCCACCGCGTGCGAGGAGACCGGCCACGACGACTTCGGCGCTGACGGCTGGCAGCCCGGACTCGACCTGGTCGCCGACGGGCTCGTCAATGAGGCGCAGCTGTCGCCCATCGGGGTCGAGGTCGCGTACCTCGATCTGATGCGCGCCCTGAAGAACCGCCTCGACGTGATCGACTGGCGCAAGCAACATCCGGAGGTCGCCGCCAAGGGGATCGACTCGCCGATCGTCATCGTCGGCCAGCCCCGCACCGGCACCACCATCCTCTACGACCTGCTCGCCCAGGACCCCGACCTGCGTGCGCCACTGACCTGGGAGGTCGACGCCCCCTGCCCGGTGCCCCAGCCCGACACCTACCACGACGATCCGCGCATCGCGGCCGCCCAGGCCGGCATCGAGATGTCCGAGCAGATCATTCCGGGATTCATGGCCTTCCATCCGATGGGCGCTTTGGTGGGCCAGGAGTGTGTCCGCATCACCGCCAGCGAATTCACCAGCATGATCTTCTCGGTGCAGTACCGGCTGCCCAGCTACTACCGCTGGCTGCTGTATGAAGCCGACCACGCCGGCGCCTATCGCTTCCATCGAATCTTCCTGCAGCACTTGCAATCTGGCGTGCCGGGCCAGTGGCTGTTGAAATCGCCGGCGCACCTGTGGCAGCTCGACACCTTGTTCGCCGAGTACCCCGATGCGTTGATCGTGCAGACGCACCGGGATCCGCTCAATGTCATCTCGTCGATCGCCGCACTGACCCGCCATCTGCGCCGGATGGCCAGCGACGAACCCGACATCATCGAGTGCGCAGCTCAGTCCTACGAGGAGATCGCGGTCGGGCTCGACCGCGAGATGGCGCTGCGCGACAGCGGCAAGATCCCCACGGACCGGGTCATCGACGTCCATTTCGCGGATTTCATCAACGATCCCTGGACCACGATCCGCGGCATTTATCAGAAGCTGGGTCGCGAACTGACCCCGGGCGCCGAGCAGCGGATGCGTGATTTTCTGGCAGCCCATCCCGGCGATGGCGGGCGCGGTCGCTACACCTGGTCGGACACCGGCCTGATCGCCGAAGAGGTGCGGGAGCGAGTGAGCGCCTACCAGGAGCGTTACGCGGTACCCACCGAGCAGTTGCGGTGA
- a CDS encoding DUF1214 domain-containing protein: MTQVEAPEALAAWQFFQQMLANATSVVTEDAESERELLEGLRAIARVSSLCSQLSVEADTAQPSFFDMSTPNRMIGGPNPDGNYYLAMIRGDRSYRITGTRGTSAYLGFQILAGTGLTPRRMAAYLSDNDLGSDEFEIILSAGQPSSNAGAHWLQIPEDASSLVVREYIGDRAAEQLATLHIEALHPDPVAPLTRSELADQFTAMAWTLMKLVTLHRTIKPELLDHPNTLVTAAAADLGSADTTPDNLYMIGSFRLDPDQALVLDIAPPDTRYWNVTLESVWHECLEPRRRHSSVTNRGVQPDADGRVRIAISAQDFGFGHWLDTGGRHRGFVVLRWLDNPSAPEVTVSVRNRGEQS; the protein is encoded by the coding sequence ATGACTCAAGTCGAGGCGCCGGAGGCGCTCGCCGCGTGGCAGTTCTTCCAGCAGATGCTGGCCAATGCGACCAGTGTCGTGACCGAGGACGCCGAATCCGAACGTGAGCTGCTGGAGGGACTGCGGGCAATCGCGCGGGTGTCCTCACTGTGCTCGCAACTGTCCGTCGAGGCCGACACCGCGCAGCCGTCGTTCTTCGACATGTCCACGCCCAACCGGATGATCGGTGGCCCGAATCCGGACGGCAATTACTACCTGGCGATGATCCGTGGCGATCGCAGCTACCGGATCACCGGCACCCGGGGCACCAGCGCCTATCTCGGTTTTCAGATTCTCGCCGGCACCGGGCTGACGCCCCGGCGCATGGCCGCGTATCTGAGCGACAACGACCTGGGCTCAGACGAATTCGAGATCATTCTTTCCGCCGGCCAGCCTTCGAGCAACGCGGGTGCTCACTGGCTGCAGATCCCCGAGGATGCATCGTCGCTGGTCGTTCGCGAGTACATCGGTGACCGGGCCGCCGAGCAGCTGGCCACATTGCACATCGAGGCCCTGCACCCGGATCCGGTGGCGCCGCTGACCCGAAGCGAGCTGGCCGATCAGTTCACCGCGATGGCATGGACGCTGATGAAGCTGGTCACCCTGCATCGCACGATCAAGCCCGAACTCCTCGATCACCCAAATACGCTGGTGACCGCCGCGGCGGCCGACCTGGGATCGGCCGACACCACCCCGGACAACCTGTACATGATCGGCTCCTTCCGCCTCGACCCCGATCAGGCCCTGGTGCTCGACATCGCGCCTCCCGACACCCGGTACTGGAATGTGACGCTGGAGAGCGTCTGGCACGAGTGCCTCGAGCCACGCCGCCGGCACAGCTCAGTGACCAACCGCGGGGTCCAACCCGACGCCGACGGGCGGGTGCGCATCGCAATCTCGGCTCAGGACTTCGGCTTTGGCCACTGGCTGGATACCGGTGGCCGGCATCGCGGCTTCGTCGTCCTGCGCTGGCTGGACAATCCCTCTGCACCGGAAGTCACGGTGTCGGTGCGCAATCGGGGTGAACAATCGTGA
- a CDS encoding TetR family transcriptional regulator translates to MTQQLASTSRESLSERRRAATRQRIAAAAAQLVADVGLAGATAERIADAADVGRATFFRYFNSKEDAVAEGVNVHWLQRITTALARQPAGLSAIDAVVGAFGDLADGFSEIENQVRELATLTRSSETLDAWTLHIYVRYEAVIADLIAPRLPALDPRDPRPRLIGALAMATVRLALDDWLVHGGSLPDRVRQGLGAITIG, encoded by the coding sequence ATGACTCAGCAATTGGCCAGCACTTCGCGCGAATCGCTGTCGGAACGCCGCCGCGCGGCCACGCGTCAGCGCATCGCCGCCGCAGCGGCCCAGTTGGTCGCGGACGTGGGCCTCGCGGGTGCCACGGCGGAACGAATTGCGGACGCGGCCGACGTCGGGCGGGCCACCTTCTTCCGCTACTTCAATTCCAAGGAAGACGCGGTCGCGGAAGGGGTGAACGTCCACTGGTTGCAGCGCATCACCACCGCACTGGCCAGGCAGCCGGCGGGGTTGTCCGCCATCGACGCTGTGGTCGGCGCGTTCGGCGACCTGGCCGACGGTTTTTCCGAGATTGAGAACCAGGTGCGCGAACTGGCCACCCTCACCCGATCGTCCGAAACGCTGGACGCCTGGACCCTGCACATCTATGTGCGGTACGAGGCGGTGATCGCCGACCTGATCGCCCCACGGTTGCCGGCGTTGGACCCGCGGGATCCGCGGCCCCGCCTTATCGGCGCGTTGGCGATGGCCACCGTCCGGCTCGCCCTGGACGACTGGCTGGTGCACGGCGGATCGTTGCCCGACCGGGTGCGTCAGGGCCTGGGGGCCATCACGATCGGATGA
- a CDS encoding TetR/AcrR family transcriptional regulator, translated as MPTDLTPRRRSEKSRTAIVAATRELLLERGFDGLSIEAVAARAGVGKQTIYRWWRSRPALVADVMLEDADRILASMNHTDDLAADLVEWVGKLATTLTTDRGSAMLRILTAAGMEHEDTAVRLRAGFSTPLHDSVRTRLLADDIDEATAESAADAIVGGVVYPILSDAQRYSPQRAEHTTRLIVASLIRS; from the coding sequence ATGCCCACCGATCTCACGCCTCGGCGCCGCAGCGAGAAGTCGCGGACGGCGATTGTGGCCGCCACGCGTGAACTCCTGCTGGAGCGCGGATTCGACGGTTTGAGCATCGAGGCGGTCGCCGCTCGGGCCGGAGTGGGTAAGCAGACCATCTACCGCTGGTGGCGCAGCCGCCCGGCACTCGTCGCCGACGTCATGTTGGAAGACGCCGACCGGATCCTCGCATCGATGAATCACACCGATGATCTGGCCGCGGACCTCGTGGAGTGGGTGGGCAAGCTCGCCACCACCCTGACCACGGACCGCGGTTCGGCGATGTTACGGATCCTGACCGCAGCCGGGATGGAGCACGAGGACACCGCCGTCCGATTGCGCGCCGGATTCAGCACGCCACTGCACGACAGCGTCCGGACGCGCCTGCTGGCTGACGACATCGACGAGGCCACCGCCGAGTCGGCCGCGGACGCCATCGTCGGCGGTGTGGTTTATCCCATTCTCTCTGACGCGCAACGCTATTCGCCGCAACGAGCCGAACACACGACACGGCTGATCGTCGCGTCGCTCATCCGATCGTGA